In Phaeobacter inhibens DSM 16374, the following proteins share a genomic window:
- a CDS encoding DNA polymerase III subunit beta: MNAHSEIKTDVATKSLKVDISELRAALAWVNKVRETWSRIPILSQNLFQVEGGQLAITATCLDREARQTLSCDTSDAWSFVMNGHRVMKVTAGLSGTVTIEHDVAKDLLTLTADGMSLAMNVMAPPEDWPTINKQEPLGGIEVGENTLLRALNLVKSCISTEETRYYLNGIYWTSHDGASRMVTTNGHRLARLDLKAPNPPFDVIFPRIGITPLSAMLTANGNQLAKITYRGADKTPTLLSIEMGDRELHCKLIDGTYPDYNRVIPSVDGEQAFDIIIPKSATQRLRLMAGPHDLGCKISPEKGTMTIGREDHDGKMSVTYAAKGKSGPDIGFNTLYLAQTTATMGNIRLRAKDNGAPALATSEAHTDLIMVLMPMRV, from the coding sequence ATGAACGCTCACAGTGAAATCAAGACTGATGTCGCCACCAAATCACTCAAGGTCGACATCTCAGAACTTCGCGCCGCCCTCGCTTGGGTCAACAAGGTGCGGGAAACGTGGTCACGCATCCCGATCTTGAGCCAGAACCTGTTTCAGGTTGAAGGCGGCCAGCTAGCTATCACTGCCACCTGCCTTGATCGCGAAGCACGGCAGACACTCTCCTGCGACACCTCTGACGCTTGGTCATTTGTGATGAACGGCCACCGAGTGATGAAAGTCACGGCAGGTCTGTCCGGCACCGTCACCATTGAGCATGACGTTGCCAAGGATCTCCTCACTCTGACGGCTGACGGCATGTCCCTTGCCATGAATGTCATGGCACCGCCCGAGGACTGGCCAACTATCAATAAGCAAGAGCCCCTGGGCGGCATTGAGGTCGGCGAAAACACCCTCCTCCGAGCGCTTAACTTGGTCAAATCGTGTATCTCGACCGAAGAAACCCGGTACTATCTGAACGGGATCTACTGGACTTCACACGACGGTGCGTCACGCATGGTGACGACGAACGGACATCGGCTTGCGCGCCTGGATCTCAAAGCGCCAAATCCGCCATTTGATGTGATCTTCCCGCGGATCGGCATAACGCCGCTTTCAGCCATGCTGACCGCAAACGGCAATCAGCTTGCCAAGATCACTTATCGCGGTGCCGATAAGACGCCCACCCTTCTTAGTATTGAGATGGGCGACCGCGAACTGCACTGCAAACTGATCGATGGCACATATCCGGATTACAACCGGGTCATCCCCTCAGTCGACGGGGAACAGGCGTTCGATATCATCATTCCCAAATCCGCCACTCAGCGCCTTCGTTTGATGGCCGGACCGCATGACCTTGGCTGCAAGATTTCCCCTGAAAAGGGCACCATGACGATTGGCCGAGAGGATCACGATGGCAAGATGTCAGTGACTTATGCCGCCAAGGGCAAGTCCGGGCCAGATATCGGTTTCAACACTCTCTACCTGGCCCAGACAACGGCAACGATGGGGAACATTCGCTTACGCGCGAAAGACAATGGCGCACCTGCCTTGGCCACCAGTGAGGCACATACGGATCTGATCATGGTCCTGATGCCGATGCGAGTTTGA
- a CDS encoding peptidoglycan-binding domain-containing protein: protein MFSKSLKTTLAASVLATSGAAPAVADNLGAALVGSIIGGVIVNEAHKNRARKQPVTRKRTYSPARAQNRETQTALNYFGFQAGSPDGVMGRKSRAAVAQYQGHMGFPATGQLTQYERDFLVSSYSRAQIGGPQVIKAMQGPNGVRGLLRTWRDEATGTRSAGAGGYGSYGGLPFEVSKAVDEIAASADPSAEQLLQRSGFMQLADLNGDGKNDYMIDTSVSGSSFWCGASHCSVMVFASTPQGYQRNDFMARGVTTANFSCHQGVCRMSDEPASGTVQAGAPTPAPAPAPGGSVGGTVLASAPQVAAPAPAAGGLAALQLFQQPAPAANTASLTSHCSKVSLLTSSNGGYMTVSNLRDPELALGEQFCLTRSYAINSGEALVAKVQGVSQAQVDSQCDAFGPVVQPYLAKLGSTGSDALVSDLQKFVLQSNMSIEQLSNTAGICLFSGYRRDNMEVALGAALIMVGVGQRPYAELIGHHLAQGFGVAKSPEQAQGWYQTAIAALETGSEPVFAPGQPERLALIKAASAGLTGTIAQPVPASSTAAALPSFSTD, encoded by the coding sequence ATGTTCTCAAAATCACTTAAAACGACATTGGCCGCATCAGTTCTGGCAACCTCAGGGGCAGCACCCGCTGTTGCCGATAACCTTGGCGCGGCGCTGGTCGGTAGCATCATCGGCGGTGTAATCGTCAACGAAGCGCATAAGAACCGTGCGCGCAAACAACCGGTTACGCGCAAACGCACCTATTCTCCGGCGCGTGCCCAGAACCGTGAAACGCAAACCGCACTCAATTATTTCGGTTTCCAAGCAGGTTCTCCTGACGGTGTGATGGGGCGCAAATCCCGCGCCGCCGTGGCACAGTATCAGGGCCACATGGGGTTTCCTGCAACGGGCCAGCTGACCCAATATGAACGTGATTTTCTGGTGTCGTCCTACAGTCGGGCGCAAATCGGCGGTCCGCAGGTGATCAAGGCGATGCAGGGGCCGAATGGCGTGCGTGGCCTTCTGCGCACCTGGCGGGATGAGGCCACCGGCACCCGTAGCGCTGGCGCTGGCGGCTATGGCAGCTATGGGGGGTTGCCCTTCGAGGTCAGCAAGGCCGTGGACGAAATCGCCGCCAGTGCCGATCCCAGTGCCGAGCAATTGTTGCAGCGGTCCGGATTTATGCAACTGGCGGATCTGAATGGGGACGGTAAGAACGATTATATGATCGACACCTCGGTGTCGGGCAGTTCCTTCTGGTGTGGGGCGTCGCATTGCTCTGTCATGGTGTTTGCCTCAACTCCGCAGGGCTATCAGCGCAATGATTTTATGGCGCGTGGCGTCACCACGGCGAATTTCTCCTGTCACCAGGGGGTGTGCCGGATGAGCGACGAACCGGCGTCCGGCACAGTCCAAGCGGGCGCGCCGACGCCCGCGCCGGCACCAGCACCTGGTGGCAGCGTGGGCGGCACGGTGCTCGCTTCCGCGCCACAGGTCGCGGCTCCTGCTCCTGCGGCTGGTGGTCTCGCGGCGCTCCAGCTGTTCCAGCAACCGGCACCGGCGGCGAATACAGCCTCTCTCACCAGCCATTGTAGCAAAGTCAGCCTGCTCACCAGCTCCAACGGTGGTTATATGACCGTGTCCAATCTGCGTGATCCTGAGTTGGCGCTTGGTGAACAGTTCTGCCTGACGCGCTCCTACGCGATCAACTCCGGCGAAGCCCTCGTCGCCAAAGTGCAGGGCGTGAGCCAGGCGCAAGTCGATAGTCAATGCGATGCCTTTGGTCCTGTCGTGCAGCCCTATCTTGCCAAGCTGGGCAGCACAGGCAGCGACGCGCTGGTCTCCGATCTGCAGAAATTCGTCTTGCAGTCCAACATGTCGATCGAGCAGCTCTCCAATACGGCGGGTATCTGCCTGTTCTCCGGGTACCGCCGTGATAACATGGAGGTGGCGCTTGGCGCGGCCTTGATCATGGTTGGTGTTGGACAGCGTCCCTACGCCGAGTTGATCGGCCACCATCTGGCACAGGGGTTCGGTGTGGCAAAGTCGCCGGAACAGGCGCAGGGCTGGTACCAGACAGCCATCGCAGCCCTGGAGACGGGGTCCGAACCGGTTTTCGCTCCAGGTCAGCCGGAACGTCTGGCGCTGATCAAGGCAGCGTCAGCCGGGCTCACCGGCACAATCGCGCAGCCGGTTCCGGCATCCAGCACCGCCGCTGCCCTGCCGAGCTTCTCAACTGACTGA
- the lipB gene encoding lipoyl(octanoyl) transferase LipB yields MVEWITTSGLTGYDEAVAFMEDRAAGIAAGTQEECIWLVEHPPLYTAGTSAQPEDLTDPDRFPVYPSKRGGQYTYHGPGQRVIYVMLDVAKRGRDVRCFVRQLERWVILALDRFNVTGHIRDGRVGVWVERDDKPLRANGEKTEDKIAAIGIRLRKWVSFHGISINVEPDLSHFDGIVPCGITEFGVTSLVDLGLPVTMTDVDVALKQCFDVAFATADTCPTD; encoded by the coding sequence ATGGTTGAATGGATCACCACCTCAGGCCTGACCGGCTATGACGAGGCCGTCGCCTTCATGGAAGACCGTGCCGCTGGGATCGCCGCGGGAACCCAAGAGGAGTGCATCTGGCTGGTTGAGCATCCGCCGCTTTATACCGCCGGCACCTCAGCCCAGCCCGAAGATCTGACAGATCCTGACCGCTTTCCTGTGTATCCGAGCAAGCGTGGCGGGCAGTATACCTATCACGGGCCGGGGCAGCGCGTGATCTATGTCATGCTGGATGTCGCCAAGCGCGGCCGTGATGTGCGGTGCTTCGTGCGCCAACTGGAACGTTGGGTGATCCTGGCGCTTGATCGCTTCAATGTGACCGGTCATATCCGCGATGGTCGAGTTGGTGTCTGGGTCGAACGTGACGACAAGCCCCTGCGTGCCAATGGTGAAAAGACCGAAGACAAGATCGCGGCCATCGGTATCCGCCTGCGCAAATGGGTCAGCTTTCACGGCATCTCGATCAATGTCGAACCGGATCTCAGCCATTTTGATGGTATCGTGCCTTGTGGCATCACCGAGTTTGGCGTCACCAGCCTGGTGGATCTGGGCCTGCCTGTGACCATGACCGATGTCGATGTGGCATTGAAGCAGTGCTTCGATGTGGCATTTGCCACAGCTGACACCTGCCCTACAGATTAG
- a CDS encoding alpha/beta fold hydrolase, with product MGKTAGDNSVSDGLSDETVAAAVYASVLGAANAEAWRDRLNRAGYDDVSELASRSAIGSGHASRQTAATVGWEGLKTQASDIDLTSVFSAEGEATGPVLIGRHFDRAIYLRSRLAAAQNHGFWPELQTVLPCGDRNWTLVSHEAEVLAAGGDWPGSGRVTDPFMSEKLQIKDADLPKWQNLFDAGARRPALVLLRAAGGRLLMCQPLGGRAVFSNMTDGFSGSDQIGSGRVDRPLRPLGAADLAAPAFLVEQVQTAWSDMAATLIAKRFGFGQQEMSLLRRLLTSDDWIELRIGTGGQRGPELAVLGRMLTKTAAPSCPEMLRFLAHLIAQTVEDYKIAAGVASPPQKWLSLPCGLSSRYLRFGAERGQAVIFVHGIFDGIAGVQRLQPMLRARGLQVLAPLRCGYGASDRLPRQADPVDLFITQLEALIDAEGLERPILLGHRSGCMFTAAAGRRLRDRLGGVVGVGATLPLPSIGQAGALRGHQRAMALSAVHARAVLPLVVRSWSRSVRQKGPQVLVSRQIAKDSADRRLLADPGLSAVLEQSHRMMMQHGRGGYETDLRLAARSRDTRHSAKAAPTIYLHGGEDTVTPAERLQAALGPGSADLQIRISKRAGTMLLYAQPELVFAAIEDLRQRIPS from the coding sequence GTGGGTAAGACGGCAGGGGATAATAGTGTTTCAGATGGTTTGTCAGACGAAACAGTGGCAGCCGCAGTATATGCTTCGGTTCTGGGCGCGGCCAATGCCGAGGCCTGGCGCGACCGGTTGAACCGGGCCGGTTATGATGATGTTTCTGAACTGGCCTCCCGATCGGCGATTGGTTCTGGCCACGCCAGCAGGCAGACTGCGGCTACGGTGGGCTGGGAGGGTCTCAAGACACAGGCGAGTGACATAGATCTCACCTCAGTTTTTTCGGCTGAGGGGGAAGCAACAGGCCCTGTTCTGATCGGGCGCCACTTCGACAGGGCGATTTACCTCAGAAGTCGATTGGCAGCCGCGCAAAATCATGGCTTTTGGCCTGAACTTCAGACCGTGCTTCCTTGCGGTGATCGCAATTGGACACTGGTCTCGCACGAGGCCGAGGTTCTGGCCGCAGGGGGCGACTGGCCCGGTAGCGGGCGCGTCACTGATCCGTTTATGTCCGAAAAGTTGCAGATCAAGGATGCTGATCTGCCAAAGTGGCAAAACCTCTTTGACGCTGGTGCGCGGCGCCCCGCGCTTGTCCTCTTGCGGGCTGCTGGGGGGCGCCTACTGATGTGTCAGCCCCTTGGTGGGCGTGCGGTTTTCTCCAACATGACCGATGGTTTTTCCGGTTCTGATCAGATTGGTTCGGGGCGTGTGGATCGGCCTTTGCGCCCCCTCGGAGCGGCAGATCTGGCCGCGCCTGCATTCTTGGTGGAGCAAGTGCAGACCGCCTGGTCCGATATGGCCGCAACCCTGATCGCAAAGCGGTTTGGCTTCGGCCAGCAGGAAATGTCGCTGCTGCGGCGTCTGCTGACCAGTGACGATTGGATCGAATTGCGAATAGGCACAGGTGGCCAGCGTGGTCCCGAGCTGGCTGTTCTGGGCCGGATGCTGACCAAGACGGCGGCACCGAGTTGTCCGGAAATGCTGCGTTTTCTGGCGCATCTGATTGCCCAGACGGTGGAGGACTACAAGATCGCCGCAGGGGTCGCCTCGCCGCCGCAAAAATGGCTCTCTCTGCCGTGTGGGCTAAGTTCGCGCTATCTGCGTTTTGGCGCGGAACGTGGGCAGGCGGTGATTTTTGTTCACGGGATCTTCGACGGTATCGCGGGGGTGCAGAGGTTGCAGCCTATGCTGCGCGCGCGCGGTTTGCAGGTGCTGGCGCCATTGCGCTGTGGATACGGAGCGTCGGACCGATTGCCGCGGCAGGCTGATCCTGTTGATCTGTTCATAACGCAGCTTGAGGCGCTGATCGATGCCGAGGGTCTGGAGCGACCTATTCTCCTCGGGCATCGCAGTGGCTGCATGTTCACCGCCGCAGCGGGGCGTCGGCTGCGGGACCGTTTAGGCGGAGTTGTCGGTGTTGGCGCGACACTGCCGTTGCCCAGCATAGGGCAGGCCGGAGCTTTGCGCGGGCATCAGCGCGCCATGGCGCTCAGCGCGGTTCATGCCAGGGCGGTATTGCCGTTGGTGGTGCGCAGCTGGTCCCGGTCGGTGCGTCAGAAAGGACCACAGGTACTGGTCTCGCGCCAGATAGCAAAAGACAGCGCGGATCGGAGATTGCTGGCGGATCCCGGATTGAGCGCCGTGCTGGAACAGAGCCACAGGATGATGATGCAGCATGGGCGCGGCGGATATGAGACGGATTTGCGGCTGGCAGCGCGCTCGCGTGACACACGCCACAGTGCCAAGGCAGCGCCCACCATATATCTGCATGGTGGTGAAGATACGGTGACCCCAGCGGAGCGCTTGCAGGCGGCGCTTGGCCCCGGCAGTGCGGATCTGCAAATCCGTATCAGCAAACGGGCTGGGACCATGCTGCTTTATGCGCAGCCGGAACTGGTGTTCGCGGCGATTGAGGATTTGCGGCAGCGCATCCCCTCGTAA
- a CDS encoding HIT family protein, whose protein sequence is MAQYDPNNIFAKILRGELPSYKVYEDEATFVFMDIMPRSDGHMLVIPKTPCRNLLDASAEQLAAVMATAQKMSHVAMRAFDAQGVTVQQFNEAEGGQEVFHLHFHILPRRGGDTVRPPGIMADPGVLSEHAEKMRAAIAAS, encoded by the coding sequence GTGGCGCAATACGATCCAAACAATATCTTCGCGAAAATTCTGCGCGGAGAGCTTCCTTCTTACAAAGTGTATGAGGATGAGGCGACCTTCGTCTTTATGGATATCATGCCTCGATCTGACGGTCATATGCTGGTCATCCCCAAGACGCCGTGCCGCAATCTGCTGGATGCTTCAGCTGAGCAGCTGGCCGCTGTGATGGCCACGGCGCAGAAGATGAGCCATGTTGCGATGCGCGCGTTCGATGCGCAGGGCGTCACGGTGCAGCAGTTCAATGAGGCTGAAGGGGGGCAGGAGGTTTTCCATCTCCATTTCCATATCCTTCCCCGTCGCGGCGGGGACACGGTGCGGCCACCGGGTATTATGGCAGACCCCGGCGTCTTATCCGAGCACGCCGAAAAAATGCGTGCGGCAATAGCTGCAAGTTGA
- the ctaD gene encoding cytochrome c oxidase subunit I, whose amino-acid sequence MADAAIHGHGHEDERGFFTRWFMSTNHKDIGILYLIVSAIVGFISVAFTVYMRLELMDPGVQYMCLEGARLFADASAECTPNGHLWNVLITGHGILMMFFVVIPALFGGFGNYFMPLQIGAPDMAFPRMNNLSFWMYVAGTSLAVASVLAPGGNDQAGSGVGWVLYPPLSTNEGGFSMDLAIFAVHVSGASSILGAINMITTFLNMRAPGMTLFKVPLFSWSIFVTSWLILLSLPVLAGAITMLLMDRNFGFTFFDPAGGGDPILYQHILWFFGHPEVYIVILPGFGIISHVIATFARKPVFGYLPMVWAIIAIGVLGFVVWAHHMYTVGMSLNQQAYFMLATMVIAVPTGVKVFSWIATMWGGSIEFKAPMMFAFGFLFLFTVGGVTGVVLSQASVDRAYHDTYYVVAHFHYVMSLGAVFAIFSGIYFYFGKMTGRQYNELGAQIHFWMFFIGANLTFFPQHFLGRQGMPRRYIDYPEGFAYWNKISSYGAFLSFASFLLFFGVVIYSLLRGARITQNNYWNEYADTLEWTLPSPPPEHTFEILPKQEDWDRSHSH is encoded by the coding sequence ATGGCAGATGCAGCCATTCATGGTCACGGCCACGAAGACGAGCGCGGTTTCTTTACCCGCTGGTTCATGAGCACGAACCATAAGGATATCGGCATTCTCTACCTGATCGTTTCGGCGATCGTTGGTTTCATCTCCGTCGCGTTCACCGTTTATATGCGGCTTGAACTGATGGATCCCGGCGTTCAGTACATGTGCCTCGAAGGTGCACGTCTTTTTGCAGATGCGTCTGCGGAATGTACCCCCAATGGGCACCTCTGGAACGTTTTGATCACCGGCCACGGCATCCTGATGATGTTCTTCGTGGTTATTCCCGCGCTTTTCGGCGGGTTCGGCAACTACTTCATGCCCTTGCAGATCGGCGCGCCGGACATGGCGTTCCCGCGGATGAACAACCTGTCGTTCTGGATGTATGTCGCGGGTACCTCGCTGGCGGTTGCCTCGGTCCTCGCACCGGGCGGCAACGATCAGGCCGGTTCCGGCGTCGGCTGGGTTCTCTACCCGCCGCTGTCCACCAACGAAGGCGGCTTCTCCATGGACCTGGCGATCTTCGCCGTTCACGTCTCTGGTGCGTCCTCGATCCTGGGTGCGATCAACATGATCACCACCTTCCTGAACATGCGTGCCCCTGGCATGACCCTGTTCAAGGTGCCGCTGTTCTCCTGGTCGATCTTCGTCACCTCCTGGCTGATCCTGCTGTCCCTGCCGGTTCTGGCGGGTGCGATCACCATGCTGCTGATGGACCGTAACTTTGGGTTCACCTTCTTTGACCCTGCCGGCGGCGGCGACCCGATCCTGTATCAGCACATCCTGTGGTTCTTTGGCCATCCGGAAGTGTACATCGTGATTCTGCCGGGTTTTGGCATCATCTCCCACGTGATCGCGACCTTCGCACGCAAGCCGGTCTTCGGCTATCTGCCGATGGTCTGGGCGATCATCGCGATTGGTGTTCTGGGCTTCGTCGTATGGGCGCACCACATGTACACCGTCGGTATGTCGCTGAACCAGCAGGCCTACTTTATGCTGGCCACAATGGTCATCGCGGTTCCGACCGGGGTTAAGGTGTTCTCCTGGATCGCCACCATGTGGGGCGGCTCGATCGAGTTCAAAGCACCTATGATGTTTGCGTTCGGCTTCCTGTTCCTGTTCACCGTTGGTGGTGTGACCGGTGTGGTTCTGTCGCAGGCGTCGGTCGACCGTGCTTATCACGACACCTATTATGTGGTTGCGCATTTCCACTACGTGATGTCGCTGGGCGCTGTCTTCGCGATCTTCTCGGGCATCTACTTCTATTTCGGCAAGATGACCGGTCGTCAGTACAACGAGCTGGGCGCCCAGATCCACTTCTGGATGTTCTTCATCGGCGCAAACCTGACTTTCTTCCCGCAGCACTTCCTCGGGCGTCAGGGCATGCCGCGTCGTTACATCGACTATCCGGAGGGCTTCGCCTACTGGAACAAGATCTCGTCCTATGGCGCGTTCCTGTCCTTTGCATCGTTCCTGCTGTTCTTTGGCGTTGTGATCTACTCGCTGCTGCGTGGCGCTCGCATCACCCAGAACAACTACTGGAACGAATATGCCGACACGCTGGAGTGGACCCTGCCCTCTCCGCCGCCAGAGCATACCTTCGAAATCCTGCCCAAGCAGGAAGACTGGGATCGCTCCCATTCGCACTAG
- a CDS encoding DUF2244 domain-containing protein yields MPYQWTTARTDSHQELHLWPYQSLPPEGYVRFLGTLAALITIPMIPLLGSAALWGVLPFVTATLFAVKWALDRSRRDRHVLEVLTLDPSEAHLERINPTGKRQNWSCNRYWTEVELHTDDGPVPNYVTLRGSGREVEIGAFLSEDERKALYDELQAAFRKA; encoded by the coding sequence ATGCCCTACCAATGGACCACCGCCCGGACTGACAGTCACCAAGAGCTGCATCTTTGGCCGTATCAATCGCTGCCACCGGAGGGGTATGTGCGTTTTCTCGGAACGCTCGCTGCGCTGATCACCATTCCGATGATCCCGCTCCTCGGCAGCGCTGCGCTATGGGGCGTTCTGCCCTTTGTGACTGCCACGCTGTTTGCGGTAAAATGGGCGCTGGACCGCAGCCGCCGCGACCGTCATGTGCTGGAGGTGCTGACCCTTGACCCAAGCGAAGCGCACCTGGAGCGCATCAATCCGACTGGCAAGAGGCAGAACTGGAGCTGCAATCGGTATTGGACCGAGGTCGAGTTGCACACAGATGATGGCCCGGTTCCCAACTATGTCACCCTGCGCGGCAGCGGTCGCGAGGTGGAAATCGGTGCCTTCCTGTCAGAGGATGAACGCAAGGCGCTCTATGATGAGTTGCAGGCCGCATTTCGCAAGGCATGA
- a CDS encoding prephenate dehydrogenase, with the protein MPQPPQFSRIGLIGFGAFGRLIARHLSPLLPICVYDPVQTDERPRHPSLRFVSLAETAACPLVILAVPVGAMEPLCHTLAPLVRPGTWVLDVGSVKMAPADVMQRVLPPEVNLLGTHPLFGPESTRQGLAGQKIALCPLRGGRPLRLAAVLRHIFRLEVIWTTPEAHDRELATVQGLTHLIAQALNQVAPETLRMTTASFELMQQASRMVTGDAPGVLEAILRDNPFAADIRDSFLERAADLGRHPVTPRTQQSPPNAAGF; encoded by the coding sequence ATGCCCCAACCTCCTCAATTCTCCCGTATAGGCCTGATCGGCTTTGGTGCCTTCGGGCGGCTGATTGCCCGTCACCTGTCACCGCTGCTGCCGATCTGCGTATATGATCCGGTACAAACCGATGAGAGACCACGCCACCCATCGCTTCGGTTCGTCTCCCTCGCTGAGACCGCCGCTTGTCCCTTGGTGATCCTCGCCGTGCCTGTTGGCGCGATGGAACCGCTATGCCACACGCTTGCGCCACTGGTCAGGCCCGGGACATGGGTCCTGGATGTCGGATCGGTGAAAATGGCCCCCGCCGACGTGATGCAACGCGTCCTGCCACCAGAGGTCAATCTGCTTGGCACCCATCCGCTCTTTGGTCCCGAAAGCACCCGGCAGGGGCTCGCGGGTCAGAAAATCGCGCTCTGCCCCCTCCGCGGCGGTCGCCCGTTGCGCTTGGCGGCAGTGCTACGGCATATCTTCCGGCTTGAAGTGATCTGGACCACGCCCGAAGCGCATGATCGTGAACTGGCGACGGTACAGGGGCTGACCCACCTGATCGCCCAGGCCCTCAATCAGGTTGCGCCGGAGACCCTGCGGATGACCACCGCCAGTTTCGAGCTGATGCAGCAGGCCAGCCGGATGGTAACCGGAGATGCCCCCGGTGTGCTGGAGGCCATCCTGCGCGACAATCCGTTTGCGGCAGACATACGGGACAGCTTCCTAGAGCGCGCCGCCGACCTAGGCCGACACCCCGTCACGCCTCGCACACAACAAAGCCCGCCAAACGCGGCGGGCTTCTGA
- a CDS encoding GatB/YqeY domain-containing protein, which yields MDTRTRVNMALKQAMKDRAAARLATLRLINAAIKDREIAERVDGEAGGIGDAEILAILGKMTKQRNESARAYEEGGRLDLAERELGEISIIEEFLPKQLSDDEVAEAVKAAVVDTGAQSIRDMGKVMGALKGKYTGQMDFGKVGPLVKDQLCQGGDC from the coding sequence ATGGATACGCGAACTCGGGTCAATATGGCCCTGAAACAGGCCATGAAGGACCGCGCAGCAGCCCGACTGGCAACCCTGCGTCTGATCAATGCCGCGATCAAGGACCGCGAAATTGCCGAGCGGGTGGATGGCGAAGCGGGTGGGATCGGCGATGCTGAGATCCTCGCGATTCTAGGTAAGATGACCAAGCAGCGCAATGAAAGCGCGCGCGCCTATGAAGAGGGCGGGCGGCTGGATCTGGCCGAGCGTGAATTGGGCGAGATTTCAATCATCGAAGAATTCCTGCCCAAACAGTTGAGCGATGACGAGGTGGCGGAGGCCGTAAAGGCCGCTGTTGTCGACACCGGTGCCCAATCGATCCGGGATATGGGAAAGGTGATGGGCGCGCTGAAGGGCAAATACACCGGCCAGATGGATTTCGGCAAGGTTGGCCCACTGGTCAAGGATCAGCTTTGCCAAGGGGGCGATTGCTGA
- the carA gene encoding glutamine-hydrolyzing carbamoyl-phosphate synthase small subunit, giving the protein MADTVTPKPTACLALADGTIFYGNGFGAYGETVAELCFNTAMTGYQEIMTDPSYAGQIVTFTFPHIGNTGVTPEDDETADPVAAGMVVKWDPTLASNWRATEELKDWLTRTNRIAIGGIDTRRLTRAIRQLGAPHVALAHDPDGNFDIEALVAKARAWSGLEGLDLAKDVTCSQSYRWDEMRWAWPEGYTRQEAPKHKVVAIDYGAKRNILRCLASAGCDVTVLPASATAEEVLAHSPDGVFLSNGPGDPAATGEYAVPMIQQILDTTDLPMFGICLGHQMLALALGGKTVKMNHGHHGANHPVKENATGKVEITSMNHGFAVDGQSLPDGVEETHVSLFDGSNCGIRISDRPVYSVQHHPEASPGPQDSFYLFERFAEAMAARKSA; this is encoded by the coding sequence ATGGCCGATACCGTCACGCCCAAACCCACCGCATGTTTGGCGCTCGCAGATGGCACCATCTTTTACGGAAACGGCTTCGGAGCATACGGCGAAACAGTTGCAGAACTGTGCTTCAACACCGCCATGACCGGCTATCAGGAGATCATGACTGATCCCTCCTATGCTGGGCAGATCGTAACCTTCACTTTCCCTCATATCGGCAATACCGGCGTCACCCCGGAAGACGACGAAACCGCTGACCCGGTCGCGGCAGGCATGGTGGTGAAATGGGATCCGACACTGGCCTCCAACTGGCGCGCCACCGAAGAGCTGAAAGACTGGCTGACCCGGACCAACCGTATCGCAATCGGCGGCATTGACACCCGCCGGCTCACCCGCGCAATCCGCCAGCTCGGCGCGCCGCATGTGGCACTGGCCCATGACCCTGACGGCAACTTCGACATCGAAGCCCTTGTCGCCAAGGCCCGCGCATGGTCCGGTCTGGAAGGACTGGATCTGGCCAAAGACGTGACCTGCTCCCAGAGTTACCGCTGGGATGAGATGCGGTGGGCTTGGCCTGAGGGCTACACCCGGCAGGAGGCCCCGAAGCATAAAGTCGTCGCCATCGACTATGGCGCGAAACGCAACATCCTGCGGTGCCTTGCTTCTGCAGGATGCGACGTTACCGTGCTGCCCGCCTCCGCCACCGCTGAGGAGGTGCTGGCGCACAGCCCTGATGGTGTCTTCCTCTCCAATGGCCCCGGTGATCCCGCCGCCACAGGTGAATATGCCGTGCCGATGATCCAGCAGATCCTCGACACCACCGATCTGCCAATGTTCGGGATCTGCCTCGGCCACCAGATGCTGGCGCTGGCGCTTGGCGGCAAGACCGTCAAGATGAACCACGGCCATCACGGCGCCAATCACCCGGTGAAGGAAAACGCCACCGGCAAGGTTGAGATCACCTCAATGAACCATGGCTTTGCCGTGGACGGTCAGAGCCTGCCCGATGGCGTTGAAGAGACCCATGTCTCACTGTTTGACGGCTCCAACTGTGGTATTCGCATCTCAGATCGTCCGGTTTATTCCGTCCAGCACCACCCGGAGGCCAGCCCCGGACCGCAGGACAGTTTCTACCTGTTTGAGCGTTTCGCCGAAGCGATGGCAGCGCGCAAATCCGCGTAA